CGGTCGGCGAGATCGCGGATCACCTCGACGTACTTCCTGCGCGACTCCTCGCGGACCACGCCCTGGGTCAACTCGTCCCAGATGATCCCGTCGACCACTTGGCGGGCATCGGGATCGGGCATCACGGTGTCGATCCCGCGCTCCTTGAGCCGGGACTCGTAGAACGACTCGTCCATGACCCACTGCGTGGCCAGGACGCCGAGGGTTCTCCATCCGTTCCGGCTCGCCTGCGCCGCCACGGCGTCACCGATGTGCAGGAGCGGGACGTCGATGGCGTCCTCCACCTGAGGGGCGACCTTGTGCATCAGGTTCGTGCAGATGGCCAGGATCTCGGCGCCACCCGCGACGCACCGCTGCGCGGCCTCGGCGAGCAGCTCGGCCGCGCGGTCCCAGTCCTCGCGCACCTGGCAGTCACGGATCTCGGCGAAGTTCACCGACTGCAGGGCGATGCTGGCCGATGCGTGCCCGCCGACCACCGTGGCCACGGCCTCGTTGATCATGCGGTAGTAGGTCACGGTCGAGTGCCAGCTCATCCCGCCGACCAGGCCGATCGTTCGGAGCCGCGGG
This genomic interval from Nocardioides kongjuensis contains the following:
- a CDS encoding aspartate/glutamate racemase family protein, translating into MNTISPRLRTIGLVGGMSWHSTVTYYRMINEAVATVVGGHASASIALQSVNFAEIRDCQVREDWDRAAELLAEAAQRCVAGGAEILAICTNLMHKVAPQVEDAIDVPLLHIGDAVAAQASRNGWRTLGVLATQWVMDESFYESRLKERGIDTVMPDPDARQVVDGIIWDELTQGVVREESRRKYVEVIRDLADRGAQAVVLACTEIGLLIGPDDSPIPIIDSAVAHAEALASAALLSETGTKWSER